Genomic window (Tissierellales bacterium):
GAATATTAATTTTTTACAAATAAGAAGTGATACTTTCAAAGTAAATAAAGTGTCACTTCTATTATTTTTTAGAAGAATGAATAATAATTTGATGTAGAAAAGCTAAATATTTTAGGTGGTGATTTTTAACTCTTCTTTGTAAGAATTCTCCCATCTTCTATAAGTGGGGGATGAATTGCAAAATATTCTAATATTATATAAATAATATGATATAGTATAATTAGTATAAATGACTACATATCTATATGGCTAAAAAGAATATTTTTGGTCTAGAAATTTTTGTTTGCCAACTACAAGTGGAGTGTCTATTAATGTAATAAAAATACATAGAAAGCCAAGGAAAGTAAGGTGAAAATATGAAAAAAGCATATAAATTTAGACTATATCCAAATGAAGAGCAAAAAGAATATTTTGCTAAATGTTTTGGATGTTCTAGATTTATCTACAATCAAATGTTAGAAGATAAAATCAACTACTATAAAGAAACAAAAGAGATGCTTAAAAACACACCTGCACAATATAAGAAAGCATATCCATGGCTAAAAGAAGTAGATAGTCTAGCTCTAGCAAATGCACAGCTTAATCTAGAAAAAGCATATAAAAACTTTTTTAAAGACAAATCAATGGGATTTCCAAAATTCAAAAGTAGAAGAGGAAAACAATCTTACATTACAAACAATCAAAATGGAACCATATACATTGAAAATGGATATATAAAACTTCCCAAATTAAAATCAAAAGTAAAAATAATAAAACATAGAGAATTTGAAAGTGAAATTAAATCCTGTACCATATCTAAAACTAGAACTAATAAATATTACATATCAATATTTGTAGAAGAAAACATAAAACTATTACCTAAAATAGATAAAAAGGTAGGTATAGATTTAGGAGTTAAAGACTTTGCAATAACAAGTGATGGAGAAATATATGAAAATCCTAAATGGTTAAGAAAATCAGAAAAAAGACTAAAGAAACTACAAAAAGATTTATCTAGAAAGAAAAAAGGTAGTAGAAATAGAGAAAAGGCAAAGCTGAAACTGGCTAAACAACATGAAAAAATAGCAAATCAAAGGAAAGATTATCTTCATAAACTATCTTCTAAAATTATAAACGAGAACCAAGTGATAGTTTTAGAGGATCTGAAAGTATAAAATATGCTAAAAAATTCTAATCTAGCAAAATGTATATCAGAAGTATCATGGTCAGAAATTAGAAGGCAATTAGAATATAAAGCAGAATGGTATGGTAGAGAAGTAATAATAGCACCATGTAATTATCCAAGTAGCCAATTATGTTCTAATTGTGGATATAAAAATAAGGATGTAAAGAAATTAGCACTTAGAAAATGGACTTGTCCTGAATGTGGCATACACCATGATAGAGATATAAATGCTAGTAAAAATCTACTGAAACTAGCTATATAGTTTTGGTATTACCGGGGTAGGAACTACCCTTAGAGCTTGGGTAAACTTGGTAAGTCGTTACTATTGACCAAGAAGCTCCCACTTCAACGAACGTAGTGAGTAAGTGGTGAGTAGTTCACATTTTGAGAGGTAGTTAGTATATATAAAAGTATTATATAATAGAAATAAGGAGGGATTTATTTGCTAAATAAAAAGGTTATAGAAAATGTTTTAAACGCTGCTCTATCTAGTGGAGGAGATTTTGCAGAAATTTTTGTTGAAGACAAATATAATACTAGCATGAAAATGGTAGGAGGACTGTTGGAAAATAGCATTTCTGGTAGAGATTATGGTGTAGGTATTAGGATATTTCATGGATTAAATAGTGTATATGCTTATACTAATAATTCATCAGAAAAAAATTTAATTAAAGTTGCAAAGGAAGCAGCCTTAGCTATTAATGGAGCTAAGAAAGATTTAGTATTAAATTTTGTAGAGTCCAATATGGAAAATTTAAATAAAATAAGATTATTACCTAGAAATGTTGATAAAGGAACAAAAGTAGAGTTGATGAAAAAGGGATATTTAAGTGCTAAAAATTATGATGAAGTAATATCCCAAGTTACAGTAAATTATTTAGATGAAGAACAAAATGTATTAATAGCTAACACAGAAGGGTTATTAGCGGAAGATCAACGAATTAGAACTAGGCTATCGGTTCAAGCCGTAGCAACAAAAGATGGAGAAATGCAAATAGGATTTTATGGGCCAGGGGCATCAAAAGGTTTTGAACTTTATAATGACATAGATGTAGAAGATGTAGGAAAAGAAGCAGCAAGAATAGCAAAAACTATGATTTATTCTGATTATGCGCCAAGTGGACTAATGCCAGTTATTATAGATAATGAATTTGGAGGAGTATTATTCCACGAAGCGTGTGGACATGCTTTAGAAGCAACTTTTGTAGCTAAAGGAACATCGGCCTTTGCTGGAAAATTAGGTAAACAAGTAGCATCACCTTTAGTAACAGCAATAGATGATGGAACTATTCCTAATGCTTGGGGGACTTTGAATATTGATGACGAAGGAACACCGACTCAAAAGAATATTTTAATAGAAAATGGTATATTAAAAAGCTACCTAGTAGACAAATTAAATAGTAAAAGAATGGATCATAAACCTACAGGTTCTGGTAGAAGACAATCTTATAAATTTGCACCAACATCTAGAATGAATAACACCTATATAGCCAATGGTGAATCCTCTTTTGATGAAATAGTTAGTAGTACAGAAAGTGGTCTCTATGCAAAAAAATTGGGAGGAGGAAGTGTAAATCCAGCGACTAGTGATTTTAATTTTGCTGTAATGGAAGGTTATTTAATTGAAAATGGTAAAATGACAAAGCCAGTAAGAGGAGCTACTTTAATTGGCAATGGTATAGAAGTATTAGAAAAAATTGATATGGTAGGAAATAACTTATCTCATGGACAAGGAATGTGTGGTTCTTTAAG
Coding sequences:
- a CDS encoding TldD/PmbA family protein, encoding MLNKKVIENVLNAALSSGGDFAEIFVEDKYNTSMKMVGGLLENSISGRDYGVGIRIFHGLNSVYAYTNNSSEKNLIKVAKEAALAINGAKKDLVLNFVESNMENLNKIRLLPRNVDKGTKVELMKKGYLSAKNYDEVISQVTVNYLDEEQNVLIANTEGLLAEDQRIRTRLSVQAVATKDGEMQIGFYGPGASKGFELYNDIDVEDVGKEAARIAKTMIYSDYAPSGLMPVIIDNEFGGVLFHEACGHALEATFVAKGTSAFAGKLGKQVASPLVTAIDDGTIPNAWGTLNIDDEGTPTQKNILIENGILKSYLVDKLNSKRMDHKPTGSGRRQSYKFAPTSRMNNTYIANGESSFDEIVSSTESGLYAKKLGGGSVNPATSDFNFAVMEGYLIENGKMTKPVRGATLIGNGIEVLEKIDMVGNNLSHGQGMCGSLSGSVPVNVGQPTIRVKSLTVGGRKGEE